Below is a genomic region from Raphanus sativus cultivar WK10039 chromosome 4, ASM80110v3, whole genome shotgun sequence.
tataaatcatattCTAACTAATTTACTCATagtattttgtttaaaatataaatatatatttcaatttattaaaaaaatatgtgaaaaaGTTATAACATTCTCTTTACAAAAATTGAAATCtttctttttacaaaataatacattagtttcttaactaaaaatataaaataattaaaattaatataaatttaaggaCAATTTTCCTAAATAGACGTATaaatttttgtcataaaaagaATCTCTAAGGAAAAAGTAACCAAAACATTTCATTTAATACGAAAAAATtatactttaaatatttaaatttaaataaaaattaaaaagttaaaaatataatatttctatagtttcgaattacatatttttaaattcaaactttttagaaattattttctaattttccttttgaaatttgaaaatgtactttttaaaaaattaaaattttaatatttattttttattttataaaattttaaacatcaaTCCTAAAACTCCATCACTTTAACTTTAGACCATTTAGTTATAACGCTCCTCACCTAGTGGTTACAGACTACAATGTCTTTTCATAAAGTTCTTGGGTTCGATCATGGGAGATgtacattttttgttttaaaaaaaactctaaactataaGGTTTAGATTATTTAACTTTGGGGATATAAGTGTGTATTTTGGTGATTTTAATCGTTATAGACTATATTTGTGACAAACGTTTTTAAGGATATCCTAGCGTATTTCTCtaaatgtaattatatttttttaacgtTGGATATATTATACTATcacaaattatgaaaaatattacgGATAATTTTACATTCGATAATTTTACCTGCTTGATGAGGATTTATGTTTGACTACATCACTTGAATCTTCCTATTAGATCCATACTAGCCGATACTTTTTGCGCCATGCTGCAGATCTCCTGTAAGCCGCTTCTCTGGAAATTTAAACTCAGACTTCCTtgttataaaaacattaatgaGCTCTTAGTCAAACTATTGGATAAAGAAAACTTCCACtaaatgtaattatatttacaagagaaaaattttaatttaatttttataaaaaagttaatCGTAATTTATTTCCTATAgcataaataatataagaaaatcatatgaatatgatGGGGTAGacgtattttatttttgtaaacatGCATTCCCATTCAGTGTTTTCACCAATTGAAAACATTATCATAAAAGCTTGGCTTCCTCTACATGATGTAGAAAAGGTGTGAATTCCCAATGTTAGAGCTAACAATAAAAATCATCAATCTATAGCTCTTCTTTCAACTTATCTCTAACAACGACGATCAGAAAACTACATATCTATTACTTAAAGAAGCTTCACATTCTCAACATAGTTGAGATAGGAGTTTAGCCTCTTACCCTGAAGCGCTTCCATTCCTTGGATTCAGACTTTTCTAATAGTCTTGCTCTTGACATTGTAGTAGATAACATAGGAAGGCACGTACCTCCAAGAACCCACAGCTCAAATCTTTTACATGATCGACTTACATACCAAGAATCTTCTGACGACATAAGAAAACCTAATCTGCCATTGTAGTTTGTCAGAGTTGTCGAATGAGCTCTATTGAAACAAACTACCATAGATTCCACCGAACTTCTCAGTcttcaaatcaaaacaaactaCCATAGATTCCACCGAATACCTGCATTCCATAGCTATATACTATATGGTACAAAACGCCACTGACGCATATCCACTTACCAGAAGAATAATGTGGTATGCAACATTATAAGTGAgatcttaaacaaaataataacattCTGCTAATTTCATGGATCTAGAAAGTAGAaactcttactctctctctctatcataACATTGAAAGATCATATTCTAAACTTCTCTGTTTTGGATTTTAGTATATACATTCGCAAAGAGTCTGTAACAAGAAGAATACCTATATCATCCACAACAGGCGGACCTTTTTCAAACTAAGATGCTAGAAGAAAACGAAAACACACAAAATGAAAACTTCACAGCTTGTCTCTCACTTATAAAGCTGCTTAAAGAAGCTTCACATTCTCAACATAGTTGAGATAGGTTTTGAAACTCCTACCCCGAAAGGCTTCCAGTCCTTGGATTCCAACTTGTGTGATGGTCTTTCTCTCCACGTTGAAGTAGATGACATAGTAAGGCACGTCCTGGTAGCTCGGGGACAAGACGATCTCATTGGTACCAACCATTCCAGCAATGTACATGGTCGTCTCTGCAACCACAACCTCCTCCCAGCAAGGTGGTAACACGTATACATGATTGGACCACTCGTGTTTCGCAGCGTCAAGCAGAACCCACAGCTCAAGACTCGTACTTGCTCGAGTAACAACATTATCATGAGAATCTCCAGACATAAGCAAACCTAGTTTGCCGCCGTAGTTTACCAGAGTTGTTGAACCAGGCATTGCTGCTTTACCGAACTTAACAGAGCTGAACTTCTCAGACCTCAGATCAAAACAAACGACCATAGTATTCTCATAAGATCCGACTGCTCTAGCTGCGTAGTAGAGAACACCGCTGATGCATATCCACTTACAAGAATGCACATGTGGTATGCAACATTCGACCAACCTCCATGATAGTTTCTCTGTTTCTAATGTCAGAACTTGGTGCTCCGCTGAGATCCACTCATCACTCACACGCGAGTTATTCATCGACAACACCTTGAACTCTTTCTCCATGGGCTCATATCCAAGATAGCTTTTCACTCCATACATCTGTCTCGAGATCAACCTAGGCGTGGTCAAGGACTGTCCCGTGCTGGGGTTACATATCACCGGGACTTGCACTGGCTCTTTCAGCCCCTTAAAGAACTGGTCAGGTTCATAACAGAAGAAGCCGTTGGTACAACCGTAGAATCCATTGGAACGTGGGAGACACGCAAGAGGGTTCGAGGCTACAACGTGCGAGTTCTCTTTGGGATTTTCAGGCTGAGGGGACGAGATGAAGATAAACTCGCCGTGGTGATCTTCGCATGCGAAAAGAAGCTGAGGGCGAGCAACAGATTTGGTCAAGAAGGAGTCTGTGAAATCTTGACTGCGAAGCATGGAGGACAAGAGCTTGGAGGCGCAACGACATCTCGCTATCGACTTCGGCGGCAGCCTCGAGAATATCTCCATAGCGAGGTCATTAGGTAGCGGCAGGGAGTTGCGTTGACCTCTGGTCATCGATCTTGTAACGCCTCGATAAGTGGTTAGACCACCACCCTTCGAGCGGGGTGGTTGCATGGCGGAGACACTTGAATTGAGAGTTCGTTATCGTTCTTGGAAAGACTTGAGTTCGTATCCAACTCTTTGTGTTCGTGTTGGTTTGGGaagagtctttttttttttaacttaataacaattatttatattatttgtacatgaatcttttttttttatagaaaaagaGTACATGCATCTTGTGTATCATGTCTTTTCTAGTTATAGAAGGGAAACTAATCTGAAATCCCAGATAACTAGGAGAAATAACATCGCCTTTCTATCCCAAAATTTATGGAAGAAGGCTCTTAGAACTAAAGATAAGAAGTGCATATATATAGAagagaatatgatttatttCAAACCCCACTGTTCTGCTTTGCCCTGGATTCCTTGTAAAGGAGAGAATCTGAATAAGCGATATCCACTCTTTTCTGGCCTTTACGGTGATGATGCCTACTGTTTCTTTTACCCACAAacttctttgtttctttgttgttaCTATCACGCTCCTTTGTCTCAACTTCTTGAATAGACTCCAATATCTTTACTACGTCAGACATTGTTGGTCTATACTTGGGATTTTGGCTTAGACACTTGAAGGCTAAGGCAGCTGCTGCCTGAGCTGCCTCAATTTTGTACTGGCATTCGAGCCTCGGATCAATTATCCGATCTAGCTTTCTTTGGTCCCTCAACATTGGCCGCGCCCATTCCACGAGGCTTTTTTCTTTTCGTGCCCGGGTATTGTCCACTGACCGTTTCCCTGTTATCAGTTCCAACAGAACGACTCCGAAACTGTAGACATCATTCATTGTCGTCAAGTGACCTATCACATAAATAAACAATCATAATAAATCTCAAGGATATCTGTTATTATAtggtaaaacatttttttttaactctaacAGAAGTGTTACCAGTCATGATATATTCGGGTGCAGCATAACCTTGTGTTCCCATCACTCGAGTTGTTACATGTGTATGTTCTCCTTCAGGGCCATCTTTGGCTAGGCCGAAATCAGATAATTTTGCGTTATAGTTCTGCGAAATTCACAAAATGGGATCAAATCAGttatttaagttatatatagTGCTTACAGtatgagagaagagaaaaaaactcACGCAGTCTAACAATATGTTGGAGGTTTTGAAGTCTCGGTAGATGACAGGTTTCTCTGCTTCATGGAGGAAAGCTAAGCCTTTAGCGGCTCCAAGGGCTATCTTCACCCTTATTCCCCATGACATTGCTACACTATTTCCTGTTCcaacttaaaattattattaaaatgctGTTTAGATTTAATGTAAAAAGTGAACTGACTAACAACTCAACCAAGTTAATATGTACGAGGTAAGAGTTTAGTCGAAAACGTACTTCTAAAGAGCTGATTCTCCAAGCTACCTCGAGGCATGTACTCATAAACAAGTACTCTTTGCTCTTCTTCACAACAAAATCCTATCAGCTTCACAAGATTTTTGTTACTTAGCTGTCCCAAAAAGAGTATCTCCGCCttcaaatttaaacaaaaaaggaAGATCACCTAACgttaatttatatacaaaattaactAAAAGTCTAGGAGAGAGAAGTCACAAAATATATTCAATGAAATACTGCAATGTCAGCACAATGGACTTTCACCCTTAGAGGCTGAATTCCAAATTTATACCTACATTTGTTATTTATTCTTACTGAAACAAAACTACAAATAATTCTAAATTCGAACTAAAtttcaaatagataattcatAGAAAAAGTAGTCGATAAACTGCATATGCTTTAAAGAATATTCATCGAAATAATGGTTacaataaaagtaataaatcaGAAATCAATTTTACTTTTGTATATAGTTTCATAAGATATCATTACAGAGAACGCCTATTATTTATACttcttttaaatttgaaattaattttctcCTTCATAATTAGCGACGAACtgccattttcttcttcttctctataaTATTGGTAGAGTTTTGAATCTAAATCGAGACACTATTGAaatagagagatagagagatatTATGTACCAGCCATTCTCTATGGCCTTGGTGACCATGGAGATCAAGTGCCTTAACAGCAACCGGTTGGGCTTCTAAGCCCGGTTTGACCTTATCATCAATGAACCCTTTGTAAACCGGCCCAAACCCTCCTTCTCCCAGCATGTTACTTCTTGAGAAATTATGCGTAATCACTCTCAGCTCAGACAAGGTGAACATACGAAGCTTTTGAGATGTGAAGGAGTTTGAGAGATCATCCATGACCGACATGGGCGAGCTTGGATCACTTATGTCTGATAGCGACAGCCTCTTGATCGCCGGACTTGTTCTTATTTTCATTGCTTTGCCCTTCTCCTCTCCTTCGTATCTACTCGCGTTCTTTGTCTTGTAACATCCTAAAAACAGAGATGTCAATGATGTCTTCTTGTTCTTGGTTACCgccattttcttctttttcttcttcaactttTTGGAGAAAATGGAAGATAGGTATAGTCTTTTACTCTTTTTGATGAATCTTTTGTAGTTTGCGTAGGTTTAGAAATTAAGGGTGTTTTAGTTAACCTACTTGTCTTCAAAGTCCTGTATTTATAGTGGTTGTTGTGTCTTATTCGTAGTGACTGACCTTGGAACTTTCTAGGGACATTATATACTGTAAAGGTGTAATTATTTGTATGTTAGTTGTAGCACAGAAAGTATTCATTTTCGGGATATTGTATTTATTTGTTCAAATTTCTgagctaaaatattttttagggGAGACCATATTCATTGTTCTCGTTATCTCCAACAATAACGAGATGTTAGAAAAAAATACagtttattttatcatatttgttttctaacTTCTTAACTGAACATTTTAATTTAGTGAACGTAATAATGTTTGATTGTGGGTTCTTTCTAATGTACTTAGACTCATCTTTCAAAAGTCTACGTactagcaagtatttggttaTGTTTTCAATGAATTTAAAGGTCTACATTCCACTAATTCGatatctttataaaaaaacttaatactATATAATAGTTTGTGTTGtttctaatcattaatctaatttttaaaataatttggtaCATATTTCCGGCTGGAGGTTATAGATTACGCACAAGGGAAGATATGATTCGCCTTGTTCAGAGGAGAATGAGAATGATTAGGACATAATTGGATGTCCGTTGACTTTGTTTCTTACGTGATATAACAGTTTAATGAAGAGGTAATGAAGCGAACAAATCCGTCCCTTTTATTTTATCACTCTTATTTAATGATCAATTAATATCAAAGGGTTGGTGCTGGTTCTCAGGTACATAACATAACTTCCTGGCACATGTTTTATATTGCACCGTTATTCTTGTCGTCAGAATTCAGTATCAGTTAATCGGAGTTGAGTAAAAAGGATATTTTTATGTATGTGCTTGTGATGCAATCATGCAATCTGGTATTAGATACCATCAAAAACGTGTACACAAAGTTTAACATGCTGTTGGGAGACCTTCTTAATAACACACAAGTGGGGAGCAACTCTTACTGAAATATACAAGggagttttatttatatggagTTATAAAGTAAAATgttgaatataaaattaaaaccaatAGAATTTCAACTATTGTCAAGTTACGAATCCTGCTCACCAAAGGAATATTAAGCACATTTAAAGTCTATCAATACATCTTACAAAAATTAATCATTACATACATTCACAGAACTGACGAAGCAGGACGACCTAAATAGATGCTTCTTCGGACTTGGTCATCGGATCCGCCTCTCTCTCACCACCATAAAACATATTGTGACCCCAacatttttttgattaaatcaAACTGTAATATGGGAATATAAATAAAGAACAAATAGtgtttttttataagaaaaaatagagaaaatgtGTTAATAGTATAAACATTCCATGTATAGAGCGGAATCTTACACTATCCACTGGATACACGCACGTCGTTAAATAAACCGATTATATATAGCTATGACGAAGTTTCGTTAcagttgtccaaaaaaaaaagtttcgtTACATAACTGAATAACTGATAAGCCttgttgaaaaaatattatcagtGCCGGGGTCAGGGCTTTGCAGGGGTTTAAGCAGAGATTTTTGGCGGGCCAGGGTTTATTTAGAGCTGAGTTTCTACAAAATAAAGCTGGGTCGGGTAGGAAGCCACTTACGTACATCCCTGAGTACTTATATTCCGTATACGAACTAGAGAGACATGGAAGATTCCGGACCCAAGTGGCCTTCTTCTAAAAACTCAAGAGGCCCATTGGTCAAAGTCTATAAATTGATTTTTCAGCAGCTCTTTAAGATTCCCACAACGTTCCTACCAATCTCCTCTTTTGTCTGCTCAGACACCGGAACATCTCCAATGTACATACCAAAGAAAGCTCCTGCAAACGTTGCCAAAATCTCAGACCCCTTGGGGACTTTCGgtacacaacaaaacaaaacataaaattagaaaaagaaagaagaactaACGACAAAGATCCTTGCTACGGACAGCTCCAACCAGGTTACCGCCAACTGCAAATAATAAACCATATGTTACAGAGAGAAGGAAGCTAAGATTTGTATAAAGAACTCATCGAGTGTAATAATTACTCACTCTCTGTGATTAGTTGTCCATCAGCTGTTCGTCGAAAGTCTATCACTGTTCCCTGAAAATAAGCCCCTAATATTGAGTCTTAAGCCTCTAGTGTATGTTTTTGAGTATAAGCATTTATGTAGCCATGGAGTTACC
It encodes:
- the LOC108852859 gene encoding probable serine/threonine-protein kinase PBL12, whose protein sequence is MAVTKNKKTSLTSLFLGCYKTKNASRYEGEEKGKAMKIRTSPAIKRLSLSDISDPSSPMSVMDDLSNSFTSQKLRMFTLSELRVITHNFSRSNMLGEGGFGPVYKGFIDDKVKPGLEAQPVAVKALDLHGHQGHREWLAEILFLGQLSNKNLVKLIGFCCEEEQRVLVYEYMPRGSLENQLFRRNSVAMSWGIRVKIALGAAKGLAFLHEAEKPVIYRDFKTSNILLDCNYNAKLSDFGLAKDGPEGEHTHVTTRVMGTQGYAAPEYIMTGHLTTMNDVYSFGVVLLELITGKRSVDNTRARKEKSLVEWARPMLRDQRKLDRIIDPRLECQYKIEAAQAAAALAFKCLSQNPKYRPTMSDVVKILESIQEVETKERDSNNKETKKFVGKRNSRHHHRKGQKRVDIAYSDSLLYKESRAKQNSGV
- the LOC108850817 gene encoding F-box protein DOR-like is translated as MQPPRSKGGGLTTYRGVTRSMTRGQRNSLPLPNDLAMEIFSRLPPKSIARCRCASKLLSSMLRSQDFTDSFLTKSVARPQLLFACEDHHGEFIFISSPQPENPKENSHVVASNPLACLPRSNGFYGCTNGFFCYEPDQFFKGLKEPVQVPVICNPSTGQSLTTPRLISRQMYGVKSYLGYEPMEKEFKVLSMNNSRVSDEWISAEHQVLTLETEKLSWRLVECCIPHVHSCKWICISGVLYYAARAVGSYENTMVVCFDLRSEKFSSVKFGKAAMPGSTTLVNYGGKLGLLMSGDSHDNVVTRASTSLELWVLLDAAKHEWSNHVYVLPPCWEEVVVAETTMYIAGMVGTNEIVLSPSYQDVPYYVIYFNVERKTITQVGIQGLEAFRGRSFKTYLNYVENVKLL